One window from the genome of Flavobacterium agricola encodes:
- a CDS encoding glycosyltransferase family 2 protein, with protein sequence MQFPKVYVIIVWYNGAKWVQKNIESLLHSQLPVHIICIDNCSSDDTVALLQNYKDQITFIQAPSNLGFGKANNLGIDLAQQAQADFVFFLNQDTWIYPETISNLVQAAQQNLDFGIISPIHLGPNETDWDANFATYAQQQTGNANTNLIQVPFVNAAAWLIPAQALQKVSYFEPLYGHYGEDRNFTDRIAFHHFKIGICTQAFITHDRVLTRHFKKDCIQSEYKILSILLNPNLTVKQAKKMAFKNVLGLPKYFFKYYGALKSIQLFSILFIYYFKQLSRWSTLAKARNQY encoded by the coding sequence ATGCAGTTTCCTAAGGTTTATGTAATAATTGTTTGGTACAACGGAGCAAAATGGGTACAAAAAAATATTGAATCGTTGTTGCATTCGCAACTTCCGGTACATATTATTTGTATTGATAATTGTTCTAGTGATGATACCGTAGCTTTATTACAAAACTACAAGGATCAAATTACATTTATACAAGCGCCTAGTAACTTAGGTTTTGGTAAAGCCAATAATTTGGGCATTGATTTGGCGCAACAAGCGCAAGCAGATTTTGTTTTTTTTCTGAATCAGGATACGTGGATTTACCCCGAAACCATTTCTAACTTGGTGCAAGCTGCACAACAAAATTTAGATTTTGGAATTATTAGCCCGATTCATTTAGGACCGAATGAAACCGATTGGGATGCAAATTTTGCAACTTATGCCCAACAGCAAACTGGTAATGCCAATACAAATTTAATTCAGGTTCCGTTTGTTAATGCGGCAGCTTGGCTTATTCCGGCACAAGCTTTACAAAAAGTTTCGTATTTTGAACCGTTGTACGGCCATTACGGAGAAGATCGTAATTTTACTGACCGCATTGCTTTTCATCATTTTAAAATTGGTATTTGTACCCAAGCGTTTATTACGCACGATCGGGTGTTGACACGTCATTTTAAAAAAGATTGCATTCAGTCAGAATATAAAATTTTAAGTATTTTATTAAATCCGAATTTAACCGTAAAGCAAGCAAAAAAAATGGCTTTTAAAAACGTTTTGGGCTTGCCTAAATATTTTTTTAAATATTACGGTGCGTTAAAAAGCATTCAACTTTTTAGTATTTTATTCATTTATTACTTTAAACAACTTTCTCGCTGGTCAACTTTAGCCAAAGCCAGAAACCAATATTAA
- a CDS encoding MlaE family ABC transporter permease: protein MIKMFTHIGRYFLMIKDVFTRPTKWKVMNTLIMKEIDDLIIGSLGIVCFISFFVGGVVAIQTSLNLTNPLIPKYLIGFATRQSVILEFAPTFVSIIMAGKVGSYITSSIGTMRVTEQIDALEVMGINSLNYLVFPKIVALLLYPFLIGLGMFLGILGGWVAGVYGGFVSGTEYIQGIQGDFIPFHVVYAFIKTIVFGLLLATIPSYHGYFMKGGALEVGKAATTSFVWTSVAIIMMNYVLTQLLLS, encoded by the coding sequence ATGATAAAAATGTTTACACATATTGGTCGTTATTTTTTAATGATCAAAGATGTTTTTACACGACCGACCAAATGGAAGGTAATGAATACGCTGATAATGAAAGAGATTGACGATTTAATTATCGGATCGCTTGGCATTGTTTGCTTTATTTCTTTTTTCGTGGGTGGTGTTGTGGCCATTCAAACTTCATTAAACTTAACCAATCCGTTAATTCCTAAATATTTAATTGGTTTTGCAACCAGACAGTCGGTAATTTTAGAGTTTGCTCCTACGTTTGTTTCTATTATTATGGCCGGAAAAGTAGGTTCGTACATAACCTCGAGCATTGGTACCATGCGTGTTACCGAACAAATTGATGCGCTTGAAGTTATGGGGATTAACTCGTTAAACTACTTAGTTTTTCCTAAAATAGTTGCCTTATTATTGTATCCGTTTTTAATCGGATTGGGTATGTTTTTAGGTATTTTAGGCGGTTGGGTTGCTGGTGTTTATGGTGGATTTGTTTCTGGCACAGAATATATTCAAGGAATTCAAGGTGATTTTATACCATTTCACGTAGTTTACGCCTTTATTAAAACCATTGTTTTTGGTTTGCTGTTGGCAACCATTCCTTCGTACCACGGTTATTTTATGAAAGGTGGTGCATTAGAAGTTGGTAAAGCAGCAACAACCTCATTTGTTTGGACATCGGTTGCTATTATTATGATGAACTACGTATTAACCCAATTATTATTAAGTTAG
- a CDS encoding glycosyltransferase family 2 protein, giving the protein MKYYVVIPAYNEQAYLNQTLNSLVNQTVLPTKVVVVNDNSTDETANIVLAFAEQYPFIELVNKQSKAVHLPGSKVIQAFNAGFATLDANYDVIVKLDADLILPETYFETILNYFKADAQLGMAGGVALIEKNNAWVVEKLTDMDHIRGAFKAYRKEAFIQIGGLQPAMGWDTVDELLCRYYHWKIKVDTNLQIKHLKPTGAVYDASARYKQGEAFYVLGYGFSLTAIASVKLAVKKGKPLLALDYIKGFFKAKKAGKTKLVSPKQEKFVRQFRWQKIKHKVLG; this is encoded by the coding sequence ATGAAATATTATGTGGTAATTCCCGCTTATAATGAGCAAGCGTACCTTAATCAAACCTTAAACAGCTTGGTAAACCAAACGGTTTTACCTACAAAGGTTGTAGTGGTAAACGACAATTCGACCGATGAAACTGCAAATATTGTTTTAGCATTTGCTGAGCAATATCCGTTTATCGAATTGGTTAACAAGCAATCTAAAGCGGTGCATTTGCCAGGCAGTAAAGTAATTCAGGCTTTTAACGCTGGTTTTGCAACCTTAGATGCCAATTATGATGTAATTGTAAAATTAGATGCCGATTTAATTTTGCCAGAAACGTATTTTGAAACCATTTTAAATTATTTTAAGGCAGATGCACAATTGGGCATGGCAGGTGGCGTAGCTTTAATAGAAAAAAATAACGCTTGGGTGGTTGAAAAATTAACCGATATGGACCATATTCGTGGAGCGTTTAAAGCTTACCGCAAAGAAGCTTTTATACAAATCGGTGGCTTACAGCCTGCCATGGGCTGGGATACGGTTGATGAATTGCTTTGCCGTTATTACCATTGGAAGATTAAAGTTGACACCAACTTACAAATAAAACATTTAAAACCAACGGGGGCCGTTTATGATGCTTCTGCGCGTTACAAACAAGGCGAAGCTTTTTATGTTTTGGGTTATGGCTTTAGCTTAACAGCCATTGCATCGGTTAAATTAGCGGTAAAAAAAGGTAAACCTTTATTGGCGTTAGATTATATAAAAGGATTTTTTAAAGCCAAAAAAGCAGGTAAAACCAAATTAGTTAGCCCCAAGCAAGAAAAGTTTGTACGCCAATTTAGATGGCAGAAAATAAAACACAAAGTTTTAGGCTAG